In one window of Musa acuminata AAA Group cultivar baxijiao chromosome BXJ3-2, Cavendish_Baxijiao_AAA, whole genome shotgun sequence DNA:
- the LOC135631980 gene encoding LRR receptor kinase BAK1-like, giving the protein MAAVERELMLRGSIWFLLVFNPFSWVRGNMEGDALHNLKTNLNDPNNVLQSWDPTLVNPCTWFHVTCNNDNSVIRVDLGNAQLSGTLVPQLGLLKNLQYLELYSNNISGTIPNDLGNLTNLVSLDLYLNSFTGEIPDSLGKLTKLRFLRLNNNSLSGHIPQSLTNITALQVLDLSNNNLSGEVPSTGSFSLFTPISFANNPLLCGPGTTTACPGAPPLSPPPPFVPPTPPSSQGSSASSTGAIAGGVAAGAALLFAAPAIMFAWWRRRKPQEHFFDVPAEEDPEVHLGQLKRFSLRELQVATDNFSNKNILGRGGFGKVYKGRLADGSLVAVKRLKEERTPGGELQFQTEVEMISMAVHRNLLRLRGFCMTPTERLLVYPYMANGSVASRLRERPPSEPPLEWATRRKIALGSARGLSYLHDHCDPKIIHRDVKAANILLDEDFEAVVGDFGLAKLMDYKDTHVTTAVRGTIGHIAPEYLSTGKSSEKTDVFGYGIMLLELITGQRAFDLARLANDDDVMLLDWVKGLLKEKKLEMLVDPDLQNDYVEVEVESLIQVALLCTQGSPMERPKMSEVVRMLEGDGLAERWEEWQKVDVVRQDELAPRHLNNDWILDSTDNLRPEVLSGPR; this is encoded by the exons ATGGCAGCGGTGGAGCGGGAGCTGATGTTGCGTGGGTCCATCTGGTTCCTGCTGGTGTTCAATCCCTTCTCTTGGGTTCGTGGCAATATGGAAG GTGATGCATTGCACAATCTCAAGACCAACTTAAATGATCCCAATAATGTGCTACAAAGCTGGGACCCAACTTTGGTAAATCCATGTACATGGTTCCATGTCACATGCAATAATGACAATAGTGTTATTAGAGT TGATCTTGGAAATGCTCAGCTGTCTGGTACTTTGGTCCCTCAACTAGGTCTTCTGAAAAATCTACAATATCT GGAACTTTACAGCAACAACATCAGTGGGACTATACCTAATGACCTTGGAAATCTGACGAACTTGGTCAGTTTGGATCTTTATCTAAACAGCTTCACTGGTGAAATTCCTGATTCACTGGGGAAGCTAACAAAGTTGCGATTCCT TCGGCTTAACAATAATAGTCTGTCGGGTCATATTCCTCAGTCCTTGACTAATATCACGGCACTCCAAGTTCT GGATTTGTCAAATAACAACCTGTCAGGAGAAGTCCCATCTACTGGGTCCTTCTCATTATTCACTCCAATCAG TTTTGCTAACAACCCTCTCTTATGTGGCCCGGGAACAACAACGGCTTGTCCTGGTGCTCCTCCCTTATCTCCACCACCTCCATTTGTACCTCCAACACCACCCTCATCCCAAG GAAGTAGTGCGTCTAGCACTGGAGCAATAGCTGGGGGAGTTGCTGCAGGTGCTGCTTTGCTTTTTGCTGCCCCTGCTATAATGTTTGCATGGTGGCGGCGCCGTAAGCCACAAGAACATTTCTTTGATGTACCTG CTGAAGAGGACCCAGAAGTTCATTTGGGTCAGCTTAAAAGATTTTCTCTCCGAGAATTACAAGTTGCAACTGATAACTTTAGCAACAAGAACATTCTGGGAAGAGGAGGATTTGGGAAAGTATATAAAGGACGGCTTGCAGATGGTTCACTTGTTGCAGTAAAAAGGCTAAAAGAAGAACGGACTCCAGGTGGAGAACTTCAGTTCCAAACAGAAGTTGAGATGATTAGCATGGCTGTGCATCGAAACTTACTTAGGCTCCGTGGATTTTGTATGACACCTACTGAACGGTTACTTGTGTATCCTTATATGGCTAACGGAAGTGTTGCGTCACGCCTGAGAG AGCGTCCACCATCTGAGCCACCACTTGAATGGGCAACTAGACGAAAGATTGCATTGGGTTCTGCAAGAGGGCTGTCCTACTTGCATGATCATTGTGATCCTAAAATTATTCATCGTGATGTTAAAGCTGCAAATATATTATTGGATGAGGACTTTGAGGCTGTTGTTGGAGACTTCGGCTTGGCAAAATTAATGGACTACAAGGACACCCATGTTACAACTGCTGTCCGTGGAACTATCGGACATATAGCTCCAGAATACTTGTCAACTGGAAAATCCTCAGAGAAGACTGATGTTTTTGGCTATGGGATCATGCTTTTGGAACTGATTACAGGGCAAAGAGCATTTGACCTTGCTCGGCTTGCAAATGATGATGATGTTATGTTGCTTGACTGG GTAAAAGGATTGCTGAAAGAGAAGAAGCTGGAAATGTTGGTTGATCCGGATCTGCAGAATGATTATGTGGAGGTTGAAGTGGAATCTCTCATCCAAGTGGCATTGCTGTGCACGCAAGGCTCCCCAATGGAACGGCCAAAAATGTCAGA
- the LOC103975514 gene encoding F-box/kelch-repeat protein SKIP6, translating to MSMTDPSDVSAAAAAAGGFIPDLPDDIAVRCIARVPRSHHPALALVSRSWRSLLRSPLLSAVRSHLAVTDPPVLALNLRSPTDQSPWFLLDPLLRRSGKKSPPPLRLPPPPLPAIGSACAALGPALFLLGGSVAGVPSPAVQVLDARLRRWSLVPRMSAAREFAAAAVLGGRIYAIGGCLPPADAWAESLDPATGPTGGGWAVVPSPPLIREKWMHGCAVLGGRILAVADRGGVVYDPAAPAGEARWGPVPPVLDNGWRGRAAAVGGILYSYDFLGKIRGYDLESNEWKQVEGMEKELPKFLCGATLANLGGLLCLVWEGKDLASGNKEMVIEWAGIEVSKTTDGKLQGSLLWQEPVVLDAPKGSSIAHCIALEL from the coding sequence ATGAGCATGACGGACCCCTCGGATGTctccgccgctgctgccgccgccggggGCTTCATCCCCGACCTCCCGGACGACATCGCGGTGCGGTGCATCGCGCGGGTTCCCCGATCCCACCACCCGGCCCTCGCCCTCGTCTCGCGATCCTGGCGCTCCCTCCTCCGGTCCCCGCTCCTCTCGGCCGTCCGGTCCCACCTTGCCGTCACTGACCCCCCCGTTCTCGCTCTCAATCTCCGCTCCCCCACCGACCAATCCCCCTGGTTCCTCCTCGACCCCCTCCTCCGCCGGAGCGGGAAGAAGTCGCCGCCCCCACTCCGCCTCCCACCGCCGCCCCTCCCCGCTATCGGATCGGCCTGCGCCGCCCTCGGCCCCGCGCTCTTCCTCCTCGGCGGCTCCGTCGCCGGCGTCCCCTCCCCTGCAGTCCAGGTTCTCGACGCCCGCCTCCGCCGCTGGTCCCTCGTTCCCCGCATGTCGGCCGCCCGCGAATTTGCCGCCGCTGCCGTGCTCGGTGGCCGCATCTACGCCATTGGCGGCTGCCTTCCCCCGGCCGACGCCTGGGCCGAGTCCCTAGACCCTGCCACCGGCCCCACTGGAGGGGGATGGGCCGTCGTCCCCAGCCCACCGCTCATCCGAGAGAAGTGGATGCACGGGTGCGCCGTCCTCGGGGGCAGGATCCTCGCGGTGGCGGATCGGGGAGGAGTTGTGTACGACCCGGCGGCGCCGGCCGGGGAGGCCAGGTGGGGTCCTGTGCCACCAGTGCTCGACAACGGGTGGAGGGGGAGGGCCGCGGCGGTGGGAGGGATACTCTACTCCTATGATTTCCTGGGGAAGATAAGGGGTTATGACCTGGAATCCAACGAGTGGAAGCAGGTCGAGGGGATGGAGAAGGAGCTGCCCAAGTTCCTGTGCGGGGCGACATTAGCGAACCTGGGTGGATTGCTGTGCTTGGTGTGGGAAGGGAAGGACTTGGCTAGTGGAAACAAGGAGATGGTGATTGAGTGGGCTGGAATCGAAGTCTCGAAGACTACAGATGGCAAATTGCAGGGATCACTACTGTGGCAGGAGCCTGTGGTCTTGGATGCCCCAAAGGGATCATCTATTGCTCATTGCATCGCCTTGGAGTTGTGA